ATCACTGATGTTGTACAGATCTGGGGAGAATGGGACACAGTAAGCCTGGGGTCCACACTGGGGAACGTCTAGGGCTGGAAGCCAGAGGTCAAAAGGTGGGGCTTTTCCTTTAGAATCTGGGGTGAGGTATCACTGGATCCTCAGGAGAATGTGGCAGTTAGGAGACTCCGTCTCTGAGACAGGAATACTATGAGGGGAGGATGGGGTGCGTCAACTGTGAAGGGCTTCTCACGGAGGCTGCGGCAGGATGTGGCAGCCATGAGGCGCTCCCCAGCCAGCTCAGTGAGCCATGAGTCCTTCTTGCCACATTCATCCTCTTCCAAGAATGGACTGGATGGGGCTACTGCCTCCTCCTGGGGAAAGCGGACATCTTGAAGGCCTGGAGAGAAAATGAGTGGAGAGGTGGtgggagagaacagagagaagagTAGTGGTTAGGGTTTTAGACTCCAACCTGAGAGGGTTGTAGGTAAGGGGTGCCACGGCTGAGGTACACATCTCACCTATGCTCCAGAAccttctctccccaaccccctcaCACCTTCACTAAGACCAGGAAGCTTCACTCCAGCCCCTCTCACAAACCCTCTAAGGATCACTTCTGCTTTGATGAGGCTCTTCTCCAGCCCTTCCCTCCAGGAACCCTTACTTACCAGTCAGCACAAGAACCCTCAGAGGGACCCTGAGTAAAGTGATGGGTGAGTTGACACGCTGGCAGCCAATGGTCAGTTTGTAGACATACTTGACTGACTGACCCCGAAAGGAGGGTGGTCCCTCTATAGGCAGCACTTCGCTGTAGGAGTCTGGTTGGGAGGTAGTAGTCAGGGCAGCCAGAAGCAGCCAGAGAGGTCCTCCCTCCAGGAGCCTTAGAAGGCAATCGAGGGGTCAGGGGGCAGTCACTCACATGATTTCGACTCTCCAGGGTCTAGCCTCAGGTCACAGAATAGGATTTTTGGTGGAGTGGAAAGGATACACTGACCCCTCTCACCTAGAAAAGATAAGACTGCAACTTAATAACCCCATTGTCTAGTACTGGAGAAGGCTAGCACAGCAAGTGGGGGCAGTAAGCACTGCCAACAAAGGGCAACCCAAACCAAGCCACTCCTCTTTTCTTGTTGTGAGATAGGAACAGTTTTACGCCGCCAAAGCAATAATTACACTCTCCCACATCCCCAGTGCGACAGAGACTATAATGACCCACCAGAACAATCTGACAATTTCACCCTTGGGTAACAATGATTCCATCCCCCTCCAAAGGCAAATGCCCCATCTCTAACCTCGGTGTGGTAGAAAGACAGTCTGGCTCTCAGGCTGGACATCTGGCTGACTGGAGTCAGGGGGAGGCAGTGCTACTCGACTCTCACTGGCATGGAACTGGCAGTGGATTTGGGCACTGGCCCATGCCAGAGCCTCACTGtgggaggaggaaaagaggaCATCAGAGGGCAGTTCCTGACCTCACAAATGCTCCCCCAAACTCCCTACACACTGAGAAGACCAACACAGTGAGGTGGCTGTCCTCTGGATCAGAGAATCCAGAACCCCAAAGAGAAACCATTAAACAAAGAGAAGTATACTGGGTaaaagggggagtgggggaggagagaggaaaggagagtggAGGGCTATGTCACCCACATCTTCTGTTAAAAAGCCTTTCCTACAATGAGAGCACAATGAGCAAGAAGGTGGTGGTGTAGTCACAGGACAACCTGAGCTCTGGCTCAGCACTATAGATACCAGGCTTCCTCCCAGAAGGACCACCTTCTTCAGTACCAGCATCCCCACCTGGATGCAGAAGTGgccgtggggggcagggggttggTGACGGTCACCACACACTCCAGCGCCTCCCCTGCCAGAAACACAGGACCTCTGCTCAGCTCTGCTACCACTTCAATCATGGCAGCTCCGGAATCGGATCTAGAAGGAAACAAGGGGTATCAGAGGTCAGTACCACGGCCCGGAGGGGTGTCTCAGGTGAGCTTGGGGGTGAGGACCCGGGGAATGGGCGTTCAGCACCAGGGTGTCAGAGGGAAGCGCCCAGATTTGGGATGCGGGAAGGCGGAAGGGAGGTATGGCGGCAGCTGACTCGGCACTGCGGAGGGAGAGGGAGTCGCTCTGGAtcccagccccccgcccctcTCAGCGCCGAATATTCCCCCTACCCCGCCGGGACCCCCAGGCCGCCTCCGCCCTCTTCCCTCGAGGTTCCACGTCCCAGCCCAGGGCCGCGGCCGCCCGGCATCTCGCGCCCCTAGCCCGGACACCTCGCACGGTCGAAACTGGGGGCTCGGTGCACCGAGGCCCTCGGTCGCCCACCCCTCCGGGCCGGGACCTTAGTGCGCGGCTGCGGCCGCGGCAGAGGCGGGACTTCCCTCGGCCCCCCACACCTCTTCCCCCTCGGAGCCCCTTCCGGCCGGAAGCGTCCGGCCGGCAGGGCCGGAAGGGGCTCGAGTGGTCCCGCCGCCCTGGGTTACCTTCCCACGGGCTGGCACCCGGGTGCGAGCGCCGTCCCGGACACTGGCCGGCGGGACCCAGCGCCCACCCCTGGGGGGCCTGGTGGCGCGGCCCAGGGACTGGGCCGGGGCTTCCGCGAGCTCCCAAGCCGGCCCCGGGGGCGGTGCCTGGCGGGCTGGTCCCGGGGACTCCTCCCCTCTCCGCGGGCCCAGTCGCCCTTTGGCAGGGCCAGCTAATCACCGCGGCCCAATGACGTCGAGGCCCGATCCTTCCCGCCCAGGACCCAGAGAGACGACCGAGGGGGAGACCGTGGCGGCTTTATTGCTGTCGCCGCCAccgcagcagcagcaacagttcCCCGGCTCCACGGAGACACCAGCTCACCTCAGCTTTCCCCAGAGGCCGGCCCTCCGAGAGAACACCTAACAACAATCCGCGCCCACATCTGGGCTTGGCTGGCCAGATACTTTGTACCAGAAAGCTCGGGAACCGAGACCACCGAGGTCGTGGGGACCCAGAATCCAGGGAATATGAGAACCGGAGTCCCAGCCTCGGAACAGACCAGCTGTGCCAAAGGGGATCCACAGGCTTATTGCCCTGAAAATACTGGAGGCACTGAGGCTGTGCAGGTTACAGACTGCCAGAACCCTGAGGACAGTCAGCCCCAGAATGAGCAGGGCTACAGCAATCCGCAGGACTTTGGGCAGCTGATGGCTTCCTATGAGGGTAAAGCCAAGGGCTACCAGGTGCCTCCCTTTGGCTGGCGCATCTGCCTGGCTCACGAGTTTGCAGAGAAGAGGAAACCCTTTAATGCCAACAATGTCTCACTAAGCAACCTAATGAAGCATTTGGGCATGGGCTTGAGGTGAGT
The window above is part of the Eubalaena glacialis isolate mEubGla1 chromosome 9, mEubGla1.1.hap2.+ XY, whole genome shotgun sequence genome. Proteins encoded here:
- the RGP1 gene encoding RAB6A-GEF complex partner protein 2 isoform X1; the protein is MPGGRGPGLGRGTSREEGGGGLGVPAGSDSGAAMIEVVAELSRGPVFLAGEALECVVTVTNPLPPTATSASSEALAWASAQIHCQFHASESRVALPPPDSSQPDVQPESQTVFLPHRGERGQCILSTPPKILFCDLRLDPGESKSYSYSEVLPIEGPPSFRGQSVKYVYKLTIGCQRVNSPITLLRVPLRVLVLTGLQDVRFPQEEAVAPSSPFLEEDECGKKDSWLTELAGERLMAATSCRSLHLYNISDGRGKVGTFGIFKSVYRLGEDVVGTLNLGEGTVACLQFSVSLQTEERVQPEYQRRRGAGGAPSVSHVTHARHQESCLHTTRTSFSLPIPLSSTPGFCTAVVSLKWRLHFEFVTSREPGLVLLPPMEQPEPVTWTGPEQVPVDTFSWDLPIKVLPTSPTLASYAAPGPSTSTITI
- the RGP1 gene encoding RAB6A-GEF complex partner protein 2 isoform X2 gives rise to the protein MIEVVAELSRGPVFLAGEALECVVTVTNPLPPTATSASSEALAWASAQIHCQFHASESRVALPPPDSSQPDVQPESQTVFLPHRGERGQCILSTPPKILFCDLRLDPGESKSYSYSEVLPIEGPPSFRGQSVKYVYKLTIGCQRVNSPITLLRVPLRVLVLTGLQDVRFPQEEAVAPSSPFLEEDECGKKDSWLTELAGERLMAATSCRSLHLYNISDGRGKVGTFGIFKSVYRLGEDVVGTLNLGEGTVACLQFSVSLQTEERVQPEYQRRRGAGGAPSVSHVTHARHQESCLHTTRTSFSLPIPLSSTPGFCTAVVSLKWRLHFEFVTSREPGLVLLPPMEQPEPVTWTGPEQVPVDTFSWDLPIKVLPTSPTLASYAAPGPSTSTITI